A single genomic interval of Aedes aegypti strain LVP_AGWG chromosome 1, AaegL5.0 Primary Assembly, whole genome shotgun sequence harbors:
- the LOC5576198 gene encoding uncharacterized protein LOC5576198: MIGLACFVTALLSTSTSFAAAANRVDDSDIINPNWVKPGWKNDVQDGEHPVAVECPPAKECRCPPVPDCPEREKVELPASHEQYRNAFVAYRKFFRRVFDEGKFEMDLADPSFQVRNIQFRISEPQAKRLKEVRTVDDIDAIVTEIVEQSEGSTYFAMAEGMCRRLFLIYVSAFESTFFLYWVLPALVMAVIFIIGKVFKVKLWIVAMLLCIQISYVITYQDCNNRMQLNSLAKVLKMEKIENPCENIHLTSTWYGKLLYKNSEANCIEQLRIVHGLERDYCDPSEVFVELVTKVPMKSFELTVNKIVIMLTKDLDSLGWGGALLQYVVVIILGVLFLVVTCYAAINIGGQWLTTRTQRREAPPMLGAFQHTSPPITINFNGDPRLANNRIENINDGAEKAPALSAPAPAAAVEGGKEVKNEENCTGDGFVKVPTPEPGQQGGVCDYDDMEESIEVLDDPMIDN; this comes from the coding sequence ATGATTGGCTTAGCCTGTTTCGTTACCGCACTACTATCTACATCTACGTCGTTCGCTGCTGCTGCCAATCGTGTTGATGATAGTGACATCATCAACCCGAACTGGGTGAAGCCGGGCTGGAAGAACGATGTTCAGGATGGTGAACACCCGGTGGCGGTGGAGTGTCCTCCGGCAAAGGAATGCAGGTGCCCCCCTGTTCCGGACTGCCCGGAAAGGGAAAAGGTAGAGTTGCCAGCATCGCATGAGCAGTACCGAAATGCGTTTGTCGCCTACAGGAAGTTCTTCAGGAGGGTTTTCGACGAAGGGAAGTTTGAAATGGACCTAGCGGATCCGTCGTTCCAGGTGAGGAACATTCAATTCAGGATATCAGAACCACAGGCAAAAAGGTTAAAGGAAGTTCGTACAGTCGACGACATTGATGCGATTGTGACGGAAATTGTGGAACAATCAGAAGGTAGCACTTATTTTGCGATGGCAGAGGGAATGTGCCGTAGATTGTTTCTCATTTACGTCTCGGCGTTCGAGAGCACGTTTTTTCTTTACTGGGTGCTTCCGGCGTTAGTCATGGCAGTCATTTTTATCATAGGAAAagtttttaaagtaaaattGTGGATTGTGGCCATGTTACTATGTATTCAGATATCATACGTGATCACGTATCAGGACTGTAATAATCGAATGCAACTGAATTCGCTGGCCAAGGTGTTgaagatggaaaaaatcgaaaatccctGCGAAAACATCCATTTAACATCAACCTGGTACGGAAAGCTTTTATACAAAAATAGCGAGGCCAATTGCATCGAACAACTCCGGATTGTGCACGGATTGGAGCGGGATTATTGTGACCCTTCGGAAGTATTCGTTGAATTGGTGACCAAGGTACCCATGAAGTCCTTTGAATTGACCGTGAATAAGATAGTGATAATGCTTACGAAGGACTTAGACTCGCTCGGTTGGGGAGGAGCTCTGCTGCAATATGTTGTCGTTATAATACTTGGCGTTTTATTCCTGGTCGTAACATGCTACGCTGCGATCAACATAGGTGGCCAATGGCTAACCACAAGGACTCAACGAAGAGAAGCGCCACCGATGCTAGGTGCTTTCCAACATACTTCGCCACCGATAACTATAAATTTCAATGGCGATCCACGCTTGGCTAATAATCGAATTGAAAACATAAACGATGGTGCGGAAAAGGCGCCTGCACTATCTGCACCAGCGCCAGCAGCAGCAGTCGAAGGAGGAAAAGAGGTGAAAAACGAAGAAAACTGCACAGGAGATGGCTTTGTGAAGGTGCCCACACCTGAACCAGGTCAGCAGGGGGGAGTATGCGATTATGATGACATGGAAGAATCGATAGAAGTGCTGGACGATCCGATGATCGACAACTAA